In Nocardia sp. NBC_01327, the genomic stretch TACGGACCCTGTTCCAGGGCACCGAGATTCGGGTTCGGCTGGTGGCGAGGATCGCCGTAGTACCGGTCGTAGGCGCTTTCGCCGCGCCCGAAATCTTCGTCCTTGCCGGTGTGGGCGAAGGTGTTGAAGCGCGTGATCGTGGCTTGAAGGTTGTCGGCGGGGACATCGATCTGCGCGGCCAGGTCCGCGAGCGAGTTCGCCCGGGCGAGGATGCCGGCCTTGAACCAGCGGCCGGGCAGCGGCTGGCGGGGCGGCAGGCCCGCGAAGAGATACCTGTTGCGGTAGCGCTGGTCGAAAATCAGCCAGGCGGGCAGGTTTTCGGCGGGCCCGGCGCCCTGTCCGTTCTCGCCGCCGTACATGTGGTGGGTCGCCTCGACGTACGGGAGGGATTCGTTCATGAAGCGCTCGGCGCGGTCGTTGACGATGAGGCTGCCGGGCAGATTGCGTTCGGCGAGGCAGAACCAGGGCTGACGGGGTAGCGGGATGGACGGCCCCCACCAGGCGTCATCCATGAATTGCACTGCCGCGCCCGCTGATTGCCCCGCGCGGATACCGTCTCCGGTATTCGATGCGGCGCCGACGGTCCAGTCGGTGGTGATCGGGTCGCGCTGATACTGCTTGCGCATGGCCTCGTTCTTCTCGAACCCGCCGGCGGCGATCACGACGCCGCGCCCGGCGGTGAGCACCTGCTCGATACCGTTGCGCCGCACCACAACACCGGTGACCCGGCCGTCCTGAACCTGAAGATCGAGCAGCGGAGTATCGAGCCACAGCGGCACCCGCGCCTCGAGCAGACCGGCGCGCAGCATGGCGCTCAGCGCCTGACCGCGCGCGAGCAGATGCTGCCGCAGCACCTGCGCCTTCGCCCAGCGCGCACCGATGCGCAGTACGCGCAGCGGCGCGCGCGGATTGCGCAGTCCCAGGTGGAACTGCCGGAAGTCGGCCTGGGTGGCGACGAAGTTCTTCGCCGCGGCCACGTAGTCGGGTTCGAGTGTGGCCAGTTCCGCGCCGAGTCCCTTGGCGTCGAACGGTTTCGGCTCGACGGACCGGCCGTGCGCCCGGCCGCCGGGGGCCTCCGGGTAGTAGTCGGAGTAGCCGGGCACCCATTGCAGATCCAAGGCCGAATGCGCCGTGAGGAAGTCGAGGGCTTCGGGCCCGCGATCGATATAGGTGTCGATCCGCCCGGCATCGCCGTATTCACCGACAATGCTGATGAGGTAGGTGCGGGCGGCCTCGATATCGTCG encodes the following:
- the kstD gene encoding 3-oxosteroid 1-dehydrogenase — translated: MQHNDNADTFDLIVVGSGAAGMAAALTAAHHGLSTVIIEKSGHWGGSTARSGGGVWIPGNSVLRRQAPADDIEAARTYLISIVGEYGDAGRIDTYIDRGPEALDFLTAHSALDLQWVPGYSDYYPEAPGGRAHGRSVEPKPFDAKGLGAELATLEPDYVAAAKNFVATQADFRQFHLGLRNPRAPLRVLRIGARWAKAQVLRQHLLARGQALSAMLRAGLLEARVPLWLDTPLLDLQVQDGRVTGVVVRRNGIEQVLTAGRGVVIAAGGFEKNEAMRKQYQRDPITTDWTVGAASNTGDGIRAGQSAGAAVQFMDDAWWGPSIPLPRQPWFCLAERNLPGSLIVNDRAERFMNESLPYVEATHHMYGGENGQGAGPAENLPAWLIFDQRYRNRYLFAGLPPRQPLPGRWFKAGILARANSLADLAAQIDVPADNLQATITRFNTFAHTGKDEDFGRGESAYDRYYGDPRHQPNPNLGALEQGPYYAAKLVPGDLGTKGGLVTDTAARVLREEGSIIEGLYAAGNASAPVMGHTYPGPGGTIGPGLVFGYLAALDAAGS